TTCTTAATCCACAGGAGGAAGTCCTCTTCCCCGCTCCATACTGGGTAAGCTATACCGAAATGGCGAAGATGCTTGGTGCTGTTCCTGTGCCTGTCTATGCAGAAGATGGCTCGTTCTATCCGCGTATGCAGGATATTGAGCAAAGAGTAACATCTTATACAAAGTGCATTATTATTAATAGCCCAAATAATCCGACCGGTGCAATGTATTCAGAGCAGTTTATTGCCGAAATAGTTGAGTTCTGCGAAAAACGCGGTATCTGGCTGATAATGGATGACATATACCACCGTTTGATTTTTGACGGCAAGAAGCCAATTAATTGTTATAAATATGCCAAAGATTTGTCTGAAAGTTCTAAACTGATTGTTGTCAATGGCGTTTCAAAGCAATATGCTATGACAGGTTTCAGAATTGGCTGGACAGTTGCTAATAAAGCTTTAGTTGAGGTTATGACAAATATTCAGGCGCATCAGACTTCAGGTCCTTCAGCAATTACGCAGGTTGCAGCAGCGGCGGCAATCAATGGAGTGCAGTCCGGAGTAGAAGCATTAAGGCAAACTCTTGAAAATCAACGTAATATAATGATAGACAGGCTTAATTCATTTAATGGAGTCAAAGCATACAAACCGGATGGCACATTTTACTGTTTTGCAGATTTCAGCTACTACGAAAAGGATTCTACTAAATTAAGCAAAATGCTTCTCGATAAAGTAAGAGTTCTGACTGTACCGGGTATAGAATTTGGTATGGACGGATATCTGCGATTATCAACCTGCGGAACTGTCAAAGACATTACTGAAGGTATTGAAAGAATTAAATGGGCATTAGACCCTGATGCTCCAAACGAAATATTTATTGGTGAAAGAAAACTTGTGAGGGATTGGCTATGAAATATTTAGAATTTGAAACTCCTGCATCGAAGCAAGCCGGAGAACTTGCAAGCGATTTTAAACTTGCCAATATGGGTTTGCTTGGATTAGATAAAGTTTATTGGAATTTATCATCAAGTGCGCTTTATGAAGAAGCAATTTTCCGTGGCGAAGCTCATATTTCCGAAGGTGGTCCACTTGTGGTTCATACTGGTAAATGGACTGCCCGCGCCGCTAATGATAAGTATATTGTGAAAGAAGGCAGCACTGATGATAACGTCTGGTGGGGAGTTTATAACCGTCCGCTTCCGGAAGATAAATTTGCAGTTTTATTCAGCCGCGTTCAGTCATATTTGCAGGGCGAGGAACTATTTGTTCAGGATTGTTATGCCGGTGCTGACCCTGATTACAGATTACCAATCAGAGTTGTAACCGATAAAGCATGGCAGAGTTTATTTGCACGTAATATGTTTATTCTTCCAAAAACACGTGATGAATACAAAAAACATATACCGGAATTTACTATGATTGCCCTTCCCGGATTCAAATGCGACCCACGCATTGATGGAACCCGTACCGAAACTGCAATTGTACTTAATTTTCAGGCAAGAATCGGCTTAGTCCTTGGCTCAAGTTACGGTGGTGAAATTAAAAAGTCAATATTTACAGTAATGAATTACCTCCTTCCAATTCAAGATGTTATGGCAATGCACTGCTCTGCTAATGTTGGCGATGGCGGTGATGTTGCTTTATTCTTTGGCCTTTCAGGAACCGGTAAAACAACACTGTCTGCTGACCCT
This window of the Ignavibacteriota bacterium genome carries:
- a CDS encoding pyridoxal phosphate-dependent aminotransferase; this translates as MSLSLIGKSISVSATLKLNEMAAILRQKGEPVIHLGGGEPKTKAPVEALIAAAGLINSGEIRYTPADGIPALKKAIIRYTEEFYNRKVEPENIIASGGAKQSLMVALAAILNPQEEVLFPAPYWVSYTEMAKMLGAVPVPVYAEDGSFYPRMQDIEQRVTSYTKCIIINSPNNPTGAMYSEQFIAEIVEFCEKRGIWLIMDDIYHRLIFDGKKPINCYKYAKDLSESSKLIVVNGVSKQYAMTGFRIGWTVANKALVEVMTNIQAHQTSGPSAITQVAAAAAINGVQSGVEALRQTLENQRNIMIDRLNSFNGVKAYKPDGTFYCFADFSYYEKDSTKLSKMLLDKVRVLTVPGIEFGMDGYLRLSTCGTVKDITEGIERIKWALDPDAPNEIFIGERKLVRDWL